A segment of the Acidobacteriota bacterium genome:
TCGGATCTGTGGTCGCATCCGCGCCAACGAGCGTTTCGGCGGGAAGGGGGATCGCCGGTACATCTGCAAGGATTGCATGAAGACGCCCAAGGCGGAGCGGCAACGCATCCTCCAGCGGGCCGAGATCCTGGGGTACCTTTTTCGCCAGTCACGCATCTCGTCGTTAAACTTGAAGCGTCTGGATGTCCTCGCAGCTTCCGGCGACGCGGAGATCGCCCCCCTGGCCCAAGTGGTGCGGGAGGTGGGAGCGGTTCGGCCCGGCCGGCGCAAGCGGGTTCGATTCCTGTACTATGAAAGACGGGACCTGTTCGACCGCCTGGCCAGGCTGGGCGTCCTCGAGGAACACCGCGACTTGATGTCGGAAAGCGATTTCGACGAGTTTCCCGACTTCGGCGACCCCGACCCCTTCGATGACGGGGAGATCCTTCGCGATTACTACCTCGCGGCCGCCTTTCAGGACGACACGCCGGACTCCTCCAAGGCGCAGGGAGTCCCCCTGTTCGGCGACGAGGTGATTCTCCGCGAGTACTATGGGACCGCGCCACCCCCGGTGGAGTACCTCTACCCCCTGCGTATGAAGGCCGAACTCGAGTTCGCCTTCGATCCCGACGAGATTCCCTTCTAGACTCGGGTCTTCCCGCTTTGAGCGGTAGCCTGCGACACGAAGGTGGGGTAGAATAAACGTCGGGGTTTTCGGGATGAGGCGAGTCGTCCGACGACGAAAGCAGAAGACATGGCACAGAAGAAAAAAAACAGGGGACCGAAGATCGGGGACCGTATACCGGAGATGGCGCCCGGCCGGGTCACGGCGATCGGAAACAGCTCTTTCCCGTGCCTCCGTGACTTTGAGCATGACCGTCCGGAAGGTCTCTCACGGAGGCACGGCGACCCGTTGAAGGCGAGCTTTCATGCCCCTCGGCGGCAGGCCCGGTCAACCGGTTTCCTTTACGAGGGTTGTGCGCTTGCGAGATCAAGATCCGGATCGGCTCTCGCCAAGGCGCAACGCCGCCAAGCTTGATGCGGTCGCAAAAAGTCCTTTTCTCTCACAGAGGCACGGAGGCACAGAGAAATGCAAATCGTATTTAATAGAATCAACAATCCTTACGATTCTTCTCCGTGCCTCTGTGCCTCTGTGAGATCCGAATCCGGGCTTTTTGCGGAGCCGCCAAGCTTCGCAAAGCCGGAACCGGAAAAGGGGGATCCCTTTGCGAGGCTTTGCTTCCTGGCGTCTTTGCGAGAGACCTTTCTCGTCGATTCCGGACCAGGATCGGCACAAGCGGAGTGTTTCAGCCCTGGTAAATGCCTGGCGACGCAGTGGGTATTCCCTCCGTCCCCTCATCGGGTTTCCCTGCTCCGAAAGCGGTGGGAGACCACTGGCGATCTCAAGTCTTGCTCATTTTGCCAAAGACCCTACTTCGAAGGGACTACAGCCTATAGCCTACAGCCTATAGCCTGAATGCCTCCAAAGGAGCACGATGCCTTCAGCCGGCCCCAAGCTGTTTTTCATCGCCGGGGAGCCCAGCGGGGACGCCCGGGCGGCGGCCGTGCTGCGGGCGATCCGGGAACGGGCGCCGGGGGTGGAGGCCGTCGGGCTGGGCGGGCCGCGCCTGGCGGCGGCCGGCATGCGCCTGCTCCGGGACATGACCGTGGACATGGCCATCGTGGGCCTGGTGGAGGTCTTCAAGAAATCGCCCCAGATCGTGGCGGTCCGAAGTCTGGCCCGCCGGGCCCTGCGGGAGATGCGGCCCGACGCTCTCGTGCTGGTGGACTACCCCGGCTTCAACCTGGGCCTCATGGCTCCATACGCCCGAAAGCTCGGGATCCCCGTCGTCTACTACATCGTCCCCCAGTTCTGGGCTTGGCACCAGAGCCGGATTCACCGGCTCCGGCGCTTCTGCCGCACCGTCATTCCCATCTTCCCCTTCGAGGAGGCCCTCCTGAGGGAGGAGGGGATCGACGCCCGCTTCGTGGGCAACCCCCTCCTGGACGACCTCCGGGCGGACATCCCCCGGGAAACGGTCTGCCCGCGCTTCGGGCTGGACCCGACCCGGCCGGTGGTGGGCCTGCTCCCCGGAAGCCGCCGCCGCGAGGTGGCCAAACACCTGCCCCTGATGCTCCAGGCCGCCAAGCGAATCACGGACACTCACTCACTGCAGACCGAGCAGATCCAGGACACTCACTCGCTGCAGATCGAGGACACTCACTCTCGCCATACCCGGGACACCCTCTTGCCGAGCCCTTCCGCGAGCGCTCGCCCGCCCGTCCAGTGGGTTGTCGTCCGCGCGGCCACCATCCGGCGGGAATTCCTCGACGATCACCTGCGCAACGCGGAGGTCCCGGTGACGGTCCTCGACCCGCCGGGCGAGGGGGGCGTTTCCCCGGAAGAATTCTTCTCCATGCGCGCGGCCTTCGCCTTCGCCTGGGTGAAATCGGGGACGTCCACGCTGGAGACGGCCCTTCTGGGGACACCCTTCGTGGTGGTCTACAAGGTGAGCCCGCTGACGGCCTTCATCGGCCGGCGCGTCATGCGGGTGCCCTTCATGGGCATGCCCAACCTCGTGGCGGGAGAGGAAGTCGTGCCGGAACTGATCCAGGAGAACCTGACGGTGGACGGCCTGGCAAGGCACGCCCTGAGGATCCTGACCCACCCGGGGGAAGCCTTGGCCACCCGGGAGAGACTTCGGGCGGTGCGGGAACGGTTCGGTCCGCCGGGCTCCGCCGGCCGGGCCGCGGAGATCATCCTGGAAACGGCGGGGGAAGGCCGCTGACAGGCCTCCACCCTCGAACGGGGTGTGCGCCGGCAGGTGATTGGCCGGAGGACGGTGAACGGTGCATCGGGCGGCGGTCGATCCCAGGACGTCGCCTTGCATCCGCCCGACGGAGGCGGCCCGGCCTCCCGGACGGGACGGGCTAGCGTTTGCGGGGCGCTTGATTTGCGCGACGGCAGAGCCTCACCAGGAGCATCTCCATGTGGGTGTCGGCGTCGATGCGGATGCTCTTGAACTGCTCTTCCCACTTCCCCACCATGGCGAGGCGCGACCGGATCTCATCCAGGGAGTAGTTGAGCACGGCGGTCTTCAGCGGTCGGGCCTGGTAGGAGAGGATCTTCAGGCGGTTGAGGATTTCCGGCTCCGGGACCCCCTGCTCCGACAGGTCGACATAACCCAGGGCCTGCTGGTAGAACCGCCCGATCATGAGGAGCATCTTCAGGTGCGCTTCCCCCGTTTCCAGCAGGAAAGCCAGTTGGCCGAGGGCCCCTTCCGTGTCCCGTGCCGCCAGGGATTCCAGCAGTCTGAAGATGTTGGTGGTGTGGTGGCGTGACGCCGCGCGCTCGATGTCGGCCCGCCGTATCGGCCCCGTGTCGGCGGCCAGGTGAAGCTTTTCCAGTTCGTGCGCGATGGCGGTAAGATCCCCGTCCAGGCGGTTGGCCAGGACTTCCAGGGACGCCCGGTCGATGCGGTACTGCTGCTCGACGGCATACTTCTCCAAGAAGCGGATCAGGTTGTCTTCCGTCAGCCGCAGAAAGAGGTGGTGTTCGGGGAGGCCCAGGGCCAGCTTCAGGGTCTTCCGGTTCTGGTTGTCCTTGTGCTTGGGGTCGAACTCGGTGCCGTACTCGAGGACCAGGACTGTGCAGGCGGCGGGGTTCTTCAGGTAGTTCTCCAGGGCCTGCAACTCGTTCGACGGCCCCTTGTCCAGGGCTTCGACGTTTTTCAGGACCACGAGCCGCCGCCCCCCGAGGAACGGGAGGGTGCGGGCCTGGTCCAGCAGGCGGATGGTGGAGCTTTCGTCGGCGTAGGCCTTCTCGTAGTTGAAGGGGTCCTCGCCCTCGGGGAACATGGTTTTCCGGAGCTTCCGCAGCGCGCGCTGCTTGAGAAAGGCCTCCCCTCCGAGGAACGCGTAGACCGGCGCCACTTTCCCCCGCGAGAGGGCGTTTTCGAGGTCGGCGAGGTAGAGGGCGCGTCCGGGCACGGGGGGCTCCGATCAGAAGCTCTCGAGCACGTTCATCACGACGTCCTCTGAAACGCGGAGCGAGAGCCGCTCCAGGGCGGGGCTGTCCTCGGGGGCGAACTCCAGGCCCGTGTCCGGCAGGATGAAGGGTTCACGAACGATCACCCCCGGGTTCTCCAGGATCACCTTCCCGGTCCGGGCCTCCGTGAAGGTGACCCGGAGGGTCACCATGACTTCGAAAGCCGTCCCGGTCCCGCTGGCATCCACCCCGGTGGGGATGACCGTGAGGGACTCGATGCAGACCCGGAGGACCGCGTCCGCCCCCTCGGCCCGGGGGACCACGTGGACCGCGGATTTGCGGGCGAGCGCCCGGCGGAGGTCCGGGGTCAGGAGACGTTCCAGGTTGAACCGGGTGGTCTTGTTCTCGACGGGGGGCACGCCGATGCTCCGGATGTTTTCCGGCAGGTTCCCGTACCGGCCCGAGACCTTGTAGCAGGCCGTGGCGGCCAGCAGGACCGCGGTCAGGGCGGCGACGGAGAGGATGCCTCGAACCCCCGTCCCCAACGGTTCGGTGGATCGGCGGGGGGCTTGAGTTGCGAAGGATTCCAGGTTATGTTCCATCGGCCTCATGATCCATGCTCCTGCGCTGTGCTTGCCGTTTCAACGGCGGTACCGGATCGTTTCCGAAAATAGCATTCTACCCCAGGGACGGCACCTCCGCAACCCATCAAACGACCGTGCCTTGATGCGACAAATATCGGGAGGATCTTTCACGGCACGGAGGAGACGCAACCGGGGCCGCGTGTTTTCCTCGGGAAATTCCCCTCGAACGGCTCCCGGCCGCCGTCTCGATCAATCGTCCCCGAGATCTCGCGCGGTTTGGCAACGATTTTTCCTTGCGGGTACTACTACAACCCGGAGCCTGCCGCCTGATACCGGCTCCCCTGCCGGGTGCCGCGCCGGCGAAACTCGGCCTCCAGGCGGACGATGATCTCCTCCTTGCGCAGATGCCAGGCGGGCGCCGCCACCCACTTCCGCGGCTGGTCTCCCTGGAGGCGGTGGATCACCATCTCCGGCGGCAGGCACTCGAGACCGTCCGCCAACCGCCGGACGAACGTTTCAGGATCGAGGGGCTCGAACCCGCCGTCCAAAAACTCCGTCTCGAGGGGAGTCCCCCGGATGACCTGCAGGTGGTGCACTTTCACACCGTGCAGCGGCAGCCCCGACAGGAAACGGAAGGTGGCCTCGTTCTCGGCGGCACCCTCGCCGGGGAGACCGACGATGACGTGCGCCACGCTCCGGACCTCCGGCAGGGCTGCCAGGCAACGAACGGCCCGGGCGAAGTCCTCCCGGGTGTGGCCGCGGTTGATCCGGCGGAGGGTTTCGTCGGAGGCGCTCTGGAGGCCGATATCCACGAAGATCACCCTTTCCGGGCCCGCCATGGCCAGCATCCGTTGCACCGGGTCGGTGATGTCCCCGGGACGGGCGCTCAGGGCCACGGCCACCGTCTCGGGGTCCTCGAGGGCGGTCCGCAGCCAGGCCCGAACCTCCGGTTCCGGCGCGGCCAGGGCGCTTCCCCGCTGGAAGTAGACGACGAAGCGGTCCACTTTCCCGTACTTGCGGCGAAGGGCCGCTTTCCCCAGCGCGATCTGCCGGGAAAGGTCCGGCGGCACAACCGAGAGCTGGCCGGGGAGGATGGTCTCCTCCCGGCAGAAGGTGCAACCGCCCGCGGCAACGCGGTGCGGGCAGGGGACCCCGGTGTCGACGAGAATCTTCCAGACCTTGCCCCCGAAGGTCTGGCGAAAGTAGGCGTTGACGTCGTACCAGAGGGGTTCCTCGATCATGGGGACCCAACCGGGAAAGGACGAAAGGACCAAAAGGACCAAAAGGACCAAAGGGACCCCAAAGGCCCGAAGGACGACGTTAAACGTGCAAACTGCGCCTCCGGCATCGGCAACGCCGGTTTGATAGCCTGCCGAATCATCACTCGGCGCGTCATGCCCAACGTCTCCTTCTCCGCACCTTGCCGCCTTTCCCCCACCTCTCGCCTTTCCCCCACCTGAGCACTTTTCCCGCACCCCGCTGTCGTTTAAGTCCTTTTGGTCCTTTAGGTCCCTTTGTCCTTTCCCTCGATATATTTCCCCAGGTTGTGCCGTTCGAGCCGGGCCCCGGGGAAGAACTCCAGCAGCCGCCGCGCCAGGCCCGCCAGGAAGCGGAAGAGAAGCTCGTCCCGCTCCACCTCCCGAACCGGCGAGACCCGGAGCACCGACCGGCCGGCCTTGAGCCGGAGTTCCACGTAGAACAGGGCATCGTGCCCCTCCCGGACCATGACCCCCTCCAGGAGGAGCCCCGTCCCCGCGACGGGGGTCCACACCTCCGTCACCTTGTAAAGGGTCCCCGCCTCCGTCCAGGAGAAGGGCTTGAAAGCGAGGGCCCAGGCGGCGAGGTCCAGGGCGCGGTCGAAGACGGCGTGGGGCATGGCGTTCATCCTCCCGGGGACTTGCGCGCGCAGGGCCTCGACGGCGGCGACGTGCCGGTCGTCGAAGGACGCCTCGCGGCGGTAATGGAAATAGTGGATTGGCTTCCCCTGCTGCCGGAAAAGCCGCTCGAACCGGGTCTCGGGATGCCCCGGGAGACGGTCCGCCCAGGGCGCGGGGGCGTTGAGGTTGACCACGCCGCCCACCGCGGACAGGCTCTCGTGGATGAAGTCCTTGTAGTCCGCGGAGTCGGTCCCCGCCACCAGTTCCCCGCCCGGCGTCACGTGGTAGAAGAGCAGTTCGAGGAAGTGGGGCCCCAGGAGGCGGTTCTTCTGCTGGCGCTTCTTGTGCCAGGGGTCGGGGAAGTGGATGTAGACCCGGGACAGCTCCCGGTGGGCGAAGAGGCGGGGGATCAGGTGGAAGGCGTCGCCGAAGACGGCCCGCACGTTGGCCAGCCCCCGCTTTTCCGCCCGGCGCACGAAATGCTCCACCCGCTTGCCGTCGTACTCGATCCCCACGAAGTCGGTCTCGGGGCGCCGGGAGGCCTCGTCGCAGAGGAAGGGGTCCCAGCCGAAGCCGATCTCCAGCTCGAGGGGGGCGTGCCGGCCGAAAACGCCCACCCAGCCGCCGGCGTCGCGAAAACCGTTGACGGTGACCGCCAGGGGGCTCAGGGGGGGCGGACGTCGAAGGGAATCGTCCGGCTCGCTCAGGAGCGAGGACAGGGAGACTTGACGGTTTGCCGTTGGGGACCCTCCGGCGGACGTTGGCATGCTCATGGGTCTACCGCTCCGGGAACGCAAGAGTGTCCCCCATTTGATGGGTGTCCAGAGGCTGTGGGAATCCATGAGTGTCCCCTGTTTCCGGGATCGCCGATCGGCTCGGCGGACAGTGGCGCCTTCCGGAGTGTCCCGCTCCGAAAGAAATGAGTGTCCGGTGATCGTCTTCCTGTATCTTCTTCATTTTCTGCATTTTCTGCGGTCCTCTGTCTTCCGCGGTCCGCACCTCAGATCCGGCGCCCCCGGCGGCGCCCACCCCGTCCCGGCCCCCGGTCCGGGTCGGATTCCGGCAGGGGGATGGCCATCGCCTCGTTCTCCAGGGCCTCCATCAGCACCTTCCGGAGGTCCCGGATGCGGTCCCGGAAACCGGCCGCCTTCTCGAACTCCAGGCGGCCCGACGCCTCCTTCATGCGCTTCTCCAGCTCGGCGATCTCGGCGGCCACCTCCTCCGCCGAGCGGAACCCCTCGGCCGGCCCGAGCGCGGCGGTCAGGTCCACGTAGTCGGCGTTGCAGATCCGCACCAGTTCCTCGTTGAGGGGCTTGACGACGCTCTCGGGGGTGATGCCGTGCTCCCGGTTGAAAGCCTCCTGCAGGGAGCGCCTCCGGTAGGTCTCCTCCACGGCCAGGTTCATGGACTCCGTGACCTCGTCGGCGTAGAGGATGGCGGTGCCGTTGACGTGCCGCGCCGCCCGGCCCATGGTCTGGATCAGGGAGGAGCGGGAGCGCAGGAAGCCCTCCTTGTCGGCGTCCAGGATGGCCACCAGTGAGACCTCGGGCAGGTCCAGCCCCTCCCGGAGGAGGTTGATGCCCACCAGCACGTCGAAGACGCCGGCCCGAAGGTCCCGGAGGATGCGGATCCGCTCCAGGGACTCCACGTCCGAGTGGAGCCAGGCCACCCTCAGCCCCAGCTCGCGGAAGTAGTCCGCCAGGTCCTCGGCCATCTTCTTGGTGAGGGTGGTCACCAGGACCCGCTCGCCCCGGTCGGCCCGGCGGCGGATCTCGGCGTAGAGGTCGTCCATCTGCCCCTTCGTCGGCCGCACCTCCACCGCGGGGTCGAGCAGCCCCGTGGGGCGGACAAGCTGCTCGGCCACGCGGCTCTCTGACAGCTCGATCTCGTAGCGGGCGGGGGTGGCCGAGACGTAGATCACCTGGTTGATCCGCGCGCGGAACTCGTCGAAGTTCAGCGGGCGGTTGTCGAGGGCCGACGGCAGCCGGAAGCCGTGCTCCACCAGCGTGGTCTTGCGGGAGCGGTCGCCGTTGAACATGCCCCGCACCTGGGGGAGGGTGACGTGGGACTCGTCCACGAAGACCAGGTGGTCTTTGGGTAGGTAGTCCAGCAGGGTGGGAGGGGGCTCGCCCGGCCGTCGTCCCGTCAGGTGCCGGGAGTAGTTCTCGATCCCCCGGCAGTAGCCCAGCTCCTTGATCATCTCCAGGTCGAAGAGGGTCCGCTCGTGGATCCGCTGGTGCTCGAGGAACTTGCTCTCGGCCTGGAAGCGGGCCTCCGCCTCCTTCAGCTCCGCCTTGATGGAGGCCACCGCCGCGTCCCAGCGGGAGCGGGGGATGACGTAGTGGGACTTGGGGTAGACCGGCAGGCGTTCGTGGCGGGAGAGGACGGCGCCCGTCAGGGGGTCGGCGAGGCACAGGTCCTCGATCTCGTCGCCGAAGAAGGACACCCGCACCATCCCCTCTCCATAGGGGGGGAAGATGTCCACGGTGTCGCCCCGGGCGCGGAAGTTCCCCACCCCCGGGGCGAAGTCGTTGCGGGCGTACTGCAGCTCCACCAGGCGGTGGAGGAACTCGTGGCGGTCGAGGGTCTGCCCCGTCTCCAGGAACAGGACCATGCCGAAGTAGGCCTCGGGGGAGCCCAGGCCGTAGATGCAGCTGACGCTGGCCACGATGATGCAGTCGCGTCGCTCGAAGAGGCTGCGGGTGGCCGAGTGGCGGAGGCGGTCGATCTCCTCGTTGATCTGGACGTCCTTCTCGATGTAGGTGTCCGAAGCAGGGATGTAGGCCTCGGGCTGGTAGTAGTCGTAGTAGGAGATGAAGTACTCCACGGCGTTGTCGGGGAAGAAGGAGCGGAACTCGTGGTAGAGCTGGGCCGCCAGGGTTTTGTTGTGGGCAAGCACCAGGGCCGGCCGGCCCGTGGCCGCGATGATGCGGGCCATGCTGTAGGTCTTGCCGCTTCCCGTCACGCCCAGGAGGACCTGGTGGGGGACGCCCGCGGCGAGGTTGTCCGCGAGGGTCCGGACGGCCCTGGCCTGGTCGCCCCGGGGGACGAAGTCCGAGGCCAGCCGGAAAGGCCGGCTGCGCCCCAGGGCCCCGCCGTAGGCGATCCCCTGGTAGCTCAGCGCCTTGAGGCCGTGTTCGTCGGTGTCGGGGTGTTCGTTCATCGCCGCGCTCCTGCCAGGCGCGCATTAAACCACACCCCCGTCTCTCGTGCAAGGGACTCTCCGGAGGGGTGCGCGCCAGCGACACCGTTCTCGGGAGCGGCTTAGGTGGAAGCTGTCAATTCCGCCTCACGCAAAGACACGAAGTCGCCAAGCCTCGCAAAGCAGCCCTAACAGGGATGTTCAATGCCAGAGAAGACAGGACACTCACCCTTCGGGATGAGTGAGTGTCCTGTTTTCTCCGAAGGGGGCGACCGGCGGCCCCGCACTGTGGCCCGCTCAGGGGCGGGGTCGCTTTCCGACCTTTTCCAGGGTGGCCGGGAAGCCCGGGTCGGCGGCCTGGCGGACCAGGTCCTTCACGGCAAACTTGCCGTCGAGGGCGCGGAACATGGCCCCGTAGACGGGATAGGAAAGGACCTTCTCCCGGTCGCGCCCGACGTACGCCATGAACTGCGCCCAGTCCAGGGGTTTGTCCTGGCCCGCTGCCGGTTCGAATTGGCCTGCGCAGCAGATCGCCAGGCCCTCGAAGAACCAGCGCGGGCCCATGGCGTCCTCCGAGCCCGTTCGCTCGCGGACGATCCGGGCGTGGGCGGCGTGGGCCAGCTCGTGGGCGGCCAGGCGACGGTACTCCGCGGGGTTCCAGGGCCATTCGGGGTAGAGGTCCCGGTAGATCTTCTCGTAGCGGGGGGCGGAGACCAGGAAGAGGGTCTTCCCCTGCACGGTGCCGGCGAAGGTGTCCGGGACGGAGGATTCGGGCACGCCGAAGCGTCTCGACAGCTCCCGTCGCATGACCACGGGGTCGTCGTGGACGATGACGGTGTCCAGCAGGTCGCCGGGCGCCTCCTTGAACCCGTTCGCGGCGAACCAGCGGATGACTTGGTCGAGGGCGCCGGCGACGGTTTCCCGGTACTCCGTCCGCCAGTCCTCCAGGGTCGTCGGGAGCACGAGGGTAAAATCCCCCTGTTGACCTTTCGCCTCCGGCCGCTCTGCCCCGGCAGAGAACGCCACTCCCCCCGGCAGGATGAGAGCCCCTGACAGGATGAGTCCGAACCACGTGATTTTCATGCCCATGGTACCCTCCCTCAGCAAATCATTAGATACGTAAAGCTTGGAGAAATAGTTCCCGCGGGTGCACCGGTCCGGTCCCGGCTTAGCGGCCGCCGAAGGACAGAATATGCTCCCATTCCGTGGAGAAACGGCGGAGACTGAGGCGGCCCAGAGCCATGGCTGCCGTCGAGAAAAGGACACCCCTTGCCTGGTCGCCGAAGGTTGACGGCCTCGTAAAAAGTCGGAAATCGAACGGAAAAGTGGATGAAAGACCTTTGTTTGAAACATCGCCCGGAGGGCGATGGTACTTTTTACGGAACCGTCAAGGTTGACCTATACTGACGTTTCGGGCCCGCTTCGGAGCCAGGAGATGCCGGGCCATCTGATGCGGGTCAACCCCGTCGGCGGGGCGGACCGACCCCGGCTGTGGGGGGCGGCCATTTTCCGGAGGTGAGCATGCCTTATCCCGAAGCGGTATTCAAATGCCGGATGTTCCGCCCGATCGAGGGCCTGTTGCGCGAGCGGTGGGCGGACCTGCTCGCCGGCCTCGAGGGCGCGCTGGAGGAGGAGGTCCACGCGGCCGTGATCGCCGGCGAGGTGCTGGGCGCCCTGGCAGGCACGCCGGCCATCTTCGTGAAGCAGGTCCGTGACGTGGGCATCTGCTGGGAACACTATGCCTTCCGGGTCGAGGCGGCCGGCATGGCGTATTGCCGGGAATGGGCGGAGCAACTGGGCGAGAGCGGGCAGTGCTGCGAGCGGACGCTCGATGCCTGGGGTTGGGAAGGGCTGCCCTCCGGCATCATCCTCTCCGTGAAGAGCGATGGCGACCTCTCCCCCACCTGGACGGTCCACCTCGGCGGGGTTCCTCCGGAAGTGGAAACACGCGTCGAGAAG
Coding sequences within it:
- the trmB gene encoding tRNA (guanosine(46)-N7)-methyltransferase TrmB, with amino-acid sequence MSMPTSAGGSPTANRQVSLSSLLSEPDDSLRRPPPLSPLAVTVNGFRDAGGWVGVFGRHAPLELEIGFGWDPFLCDEASRRPETDFVGIEYDGKRVEHFVRRAEKRGLANVRAVFGDAFHLIPRLFAHRELSRVYIHFPDPWHKKRQQKNRLLGPHFLELLFYHVTPGGELVAGTDSADYKDFIHESLSAVGGVVNLNAPAPWADRLPGHPETRFERLFRQQGKPIHYFHYRREASFDDRHVAAVEALRAQVPGRMNAMPHAVFDRALDLAAWALAFKPFSWTEAGTLYKVTEVWTPVAGTGLLLEGVMVREGHDALFYVELRLKAGRSVLRVSPVREVERDELLFRFLAGLARRLLEFFPGARLERHNLGKYIEGKDKGT
- the uvrB gene encoding excinuclease ABC subunit UvrB — encoded protein: MNEHPDTDEHGLKALSYQGIAYGGALGRSRPFRLASDFVPRGDQARAVRTLADNLAAGVPHQVLLGVTGSGKTYSMARIIAATGRPALVLAHNKTLAAQLYHEFRSFFPDNAVEYFISYYDYYQPEAYIPASDTYIEKDVQINEEIDRLRHSATRSLFERRDCIIVASVSCIYGLGSPEAYFGMVLFLETGQTLDRHEFLHRLVELQYARNDFAPGVGNFRARGDTVDIFPPYGEGMVRVSFFGDEIEDLCLADPLTGAVLSRHERLPVYPKSHYVIPRSRWDAAVASIKAELKEAEARFQAESKFLEHQRIHERTLFDLEMIKELGYCRGIENYSRHLTGRRPGEPPPTLLDYLPKDHLVFVDESHVTLPQVRGMFNGDRSRKTTLVEHGFRLPSALDNRPLNFDEFRARINQVIYVSATPARYEIELSESRVAEQLVRPTGLLDPAVEVRPTKGQMDDLYAEIRRRADRGERVLVTTLTKKMAEDLADYFRELGLRVAWLHSDVESLERIRILRDLRAGVFDVLVGINLLREGLDLPEVSLVAILDADKEGFLRSRSSLIQTMGRAARHVNGTAILYADEVTESMNLAVEETYRRRSLQEAFNREHGITPESVVKPLNEELVRICNADYVDLTAALGPAEGFRSAEEVAAEIAELEKRMKEASGRLEFEKAAGFRDRIRDLRKVLMEALENEAMAIPLPESDPDRGPGRGGRRRGRRI
- a CDS encoding LptE family protein; translated protein: MRPMEHNLESFATQAPRRSTEPLGTGVRGILSVAALTAVLLAATACYKVSGRYGNLPENIRSIGVPPVENKTTRFNLERLLTPDLRRALARKSAVHVVPRAEGADAVLRVCIESLTVIPTGVDASGTGTAFEVMVTLRVTFTEARTGKVILENPGVIVREPFILPDTGLEFAPEDSPALERLSLRVSEDVVMNVLESF
- a CDS encoding TIGR01212 family radical SAM protein (This family includes YhcC from E. coli K-12, an uncharacterized radical SAM protein.), which encodes MIEEPLWYDVNAYFRQTFGGKVWKILVDTGVPCPHRVAAGGCTFCREETILPGQLSVVPPDLSRQIALGKAALRRKYGKVDRFVVYFQRGSALAAPEPEVRAWLRTALEDPETVAVALSARPGDITDPVQRMLAMAGPERVIFVDIGLQSASDETLRRINRGHTREDFARAVRCLAALPEVRSVAHVIVGLPGEGAAENEATFRFLSGLPLHGVKVHHLQVIRGTPLETEFLDGGFEPLDPETFVRRLADGLECLPPEMVIHRLQGDQPRKWVAAPAWHLRKEEIIVRLEAEFRRRGTRQGSRYQAAGSGL
- the holA gene encoding DNA polymerase III subunit delta, which produces MPGRALYLADLENALSRGKVAPVYAFLGGEAFLKQRALRKLRKTMFPEGEDPFNYEKAYADESSTIRLLDQARTLPFLGGRRLVVLKNVEALDKGPSNELQALENYLKNPAACTVLVLEYGTEFDPKHKDNQNRKTLKLALGLPEHHLFLRLTEDNLIRFLEKYAVEQQYRIDRASLEVLANRLDGDLTAIAHELEKLHLAADTGPIRRADIERAASRHHTTNIFRLLESLAARDTEGALGQLAFLLETGEAHLKMLLMIGRFYQQALGYVDLSEQGVPEPEILNRLKILSYQARPLKTAVLNYSLDEIRSRLAMVGKWEEQFKSIRIDADTHMEMLLVRLCRRANQAPRKR